The following proteins come from a genomic window of Sorex araneus isolate mSorAra2 chromosome 1, mSorAra2.pri, whole genome shotgun sequence:
- the TWIST1 gene encoding twist-related protein 1: MMQDVSSSPVSPADDSLSNSEEEPDRQQPPSGKRGGRKRRSSRRSAGGGAGPGGAAGGGVGGGDEPGSPAQGKRGKKSAGCGGGGGAGGGGSSSGGGSPQSYEELQTQRVMANVRERQRTQSLNEAFAALRKIIPTLPSDKLSKIQTLKLAARYIDFLYQVLQSDELDSKMASCSYVAHERLSYAFSVWRMEGAWSMSASH, encoded by the coding sequence ATGATGCAGGACGTGTCCAGCTCGCCAGTCTCGCCGGCCGACGACAGCCTGAGCAACAGCGAGGAGGAGCCGGACCGGCAGCAGCCGCCGAGCGGCAAGCGCGGGGGGCGCAAGCGGCGCAGTAGCCGGCGcagcgcgggcggcggcgcggggcccggcggcgcggcgggcgggggcgtcGGAGGCGGCGACGAGCCCGGCAGCCCGGCCCAGGGCAAGCGCGGCAAGAAGTCTGCGGGctgcggcggcgggggcggcgcgggcggcggcggcagcagcagcggcggcgggaGCCCGCAGTCGTACGAGGAGCTGCAGACGCAGCGGGTCATGGCCAACGTGCGGGAGCGCCAACGCACGCAGTCGCTCAACGAGGCGTTCGCCGCGCTGCGGAAGATCATCCCCACGCTGCCCTCGGACAAGCTGAGCAAGATCCAGACCCTCAAGCTGGCCGCCAGGTACATCGACTTCCTCTACCAGGTCCTCCAGAGCGACGAGCTGGACTCCAAGATGGCAAGCTGCAGCTATGTGGCCCACGAGCGGCTCAGCTACGCCTTCTCGGTCTGGAGGATGGAGGGGGCCTGGTCCATGTCCGCGTCCCACTAG